In Arthrobacter sp. CDRTa11, one DNA window encodes the following:
- the galU gene encoding UTP--glucose-1-phosphate uridylyltransferase GalU, protein MTTTHQTVRKAVIPAAGLGTRFLPATKAMPKEMLPVVDKPAIQYVVEEAVKVGLNDVLMITGRNKRALEDHFDRVPALEATLAAKGDTAKLESIQAASNLGDIHYVRQGDPNGLGHAVLRARQHVGNEPFAVLLGDDLIDARDELLSTMIEVQAKTGGSVVALIEVEPDQISAYGCADVEEIEGESYVRIKKLVEKPDIDEAPSNLAVIGRYVLHPSVFDVLERTGPGRGGEIQLTDALQDLAAGDGAGDGVYGVVFRGRRYDTGDKLSYLKACVQLAIDSDDLGPGLREWLPGFTAGLSK, encoded by the coding sequence GTGACTACCACTCATCAGACAGTACGCAAGGCCGTTATTCCCGCTGCGGGACTCGGCACCAGGTTCCTGCCTGCCACGAAGGCCATGCCGAAGGAAATGCTTCCAGTGGTGGATAAGCCCGCCATCCAGTACGTGGTTGAGGAAGCCGTCAAGGTTGGCCTTAACGACGTGCTGATGATCACCGGCCGCAACAAGCGGGCGCTGGAAGACCACTTTGACCGCGTCCCGGCCCTGGAAGCCACGTTGGCGGCCAAAGGCGACACCGCCAAGCTTGAGTCCATCCAGGCCGCCAGCAACCTGGGCGACATCCACTATGTGAGGCAGGGCGATCCTAACGGCCTGGGCCACGCGGTCCTGCGTGCAAGGCAGCACGTAGGCAACGAGCCATTTGCCGTGCTCCTCGGGGACGATCTGATCGATGCCCGGGACGAACTGCTCAGCACCATGATCGAGGTTCAGGCTAAGACTGGAGGCTCGGTAGTAGCCCTGATCGAGGTAGAACCAGATCAGATCAGCGCCTACGGCTGCGCCGACGTCGAGGAGATCGAGGGCGAGAGCTACGTCCGGATCAAAAAACTGGTGGAGAAGCCTGATATCGATGAGGCACCCTCCAATCTTGCAGTGATCGGGCGGTACGTGCTTCACCCGTCGGTCTTTGACGTGCTGGAGCGCACCGGCCCGGGCCGCGGCGGCGAAATCCAGCTCACGGATGCGCTGCAGGATCTGGCGGCCGGAGACGGCGCCGGCGACGGCGTTTATGGAGTTGTCTTCCGCGGGCGGCGCTACGACACCGGTGACAAGCTCAGCTACCTCAAGGCCTGCGTCCAGCTGGCCATCGACAGCGATGACCTGGGTCCCGGCTTGCGGGAATGGCTGCCGGGCTTCACCGCCGGTCTTTCCAAGTAA
- a CDS encoding 5-formyltetrahydrofolate cyclo-ligase, whose protein sequence is MPGDSKEAKEMIRARHRQRRARMASDEREEAGARLAVNGLEWAQRMAAGKASTFCVYLGVGSEPPTVPLITALHGQGHKVLLPVCEPDRHLSWVYWTPAVEFVRSRYAPILEPDGVRHGLDVVAGVTALVIPATALDMSGNRIGQGGGYYDVFLASLATRVPQMPLAAMIYDEELLPAGSIPSEEFDRKVPAALMPSGLVRLADAAS, encoded by the coding sequence GTGCCTGGAGACAGCAAAGAAGCAAAGGAAATGATCCGTGCACGTCACCGCCAGAGGCGGGCCCGCATGGCGTCCGATGAGCGTGAAGAGGCAGGCGCCCGCCTGGCCGTCAACGGCCTCGAATGGGCTCAAAGAATGGCGGCGGGGAAGGCATCGACGTTTTGCGTGTACCTGGGGGTTGGCTCCGAACCGCCCACCGTGCCCCTCATTACCGCCCTCCACGGGCAGGGCCACAAGGTCCTGCTCCCCGTCTGTGAACCTGACCGACACCTGAGCTGGGTGTACTGGACTCCGGCGGTGGAATTCGTGCGGAGCCGGTATGCCCCCATCCTGGAACCCGACGGCGTCCGGCATGGCCTTGACGTCGTGGCCGGCGTGACGGCCCTCGTCATTCCAGCCACAGCCCTGGACATGAGCGGAAACAGGATTGGCCAAGGCGGCGGTTACTACGATGTCTTCCTGGCCTCCCTTGCCACCAGAGTTCCGCAAATGCCACTGGCGGCCATGATTTACGACGAGGAACTGCTCCCGGCCGGCTCCATTCCCAGTGAGGAGTTCGACAGGAAAGTGCCGGCAGCTTTAATGCCATCCGGGCTGGTCAGACTGGCCGACGCAGCATCCTGA
- a CDS encoding FmdB family zinc ribbon protein produces the protein MPTYAYACKDCGHAFDIVQSFTDSTLTSCPECQGTLRKKFNSVGVVFKGSGFYRTDSRDAKGNSVAAAPATPAPAAPAPAPAAAAS, from the coding sequence GTGCCAACGTATGCCTACGCCTGCAAGGATTGCGGCCACGCCTTTGACATTGTCCAGTCATTCACGGACAGCACTCTGACGTCCTGCCCTGAATGCCAGGGGACCCTGCGCAAGAAATTCAACAGCGTGGGCGTGGTTTTCAAGGGCTCCGGTTTCTACCGGACGGATTCCCGGGATGCCAAGGGCAACTCGGTTGCGGCGGCTCCTGCCACCCCGGCTCCTGCCGCCCCGGCGCCTGCTCCCGCAGCCGCAGCCAGCTAA
- a CDS encoding RcpC/CpaB family pilus assembly protein codes for MPVTLLRSRRTVQPRRTSRGPHSPAPRRRSRPRMGSWLSRNRRLAVALLLCLSAGIAVHQLTPAPADSVTALAAARDLPAGAALTLPDLEEVRIPPRLAISGAPQKSSDLEGKQLAAPLRKGQLVADSQLLGPGLLAGTPPGSAAVPLRMADPSSIQLVSPGQLVNVVLTGANGYDQRSPPEVLASAVPVLWTSGQEGKTGEWLGTGETDGLIVVAADPDQAARLAGASTQGKLFFVLVGA; via the coding sequence ATGCCCGTTACCCTCCTCCGCTCCCGGCGCACCGTCCAGCCCAGACGCACCAGTCGAGGCCCTCATTCGCCTGCACCCAGGCGTCGGTCGCGCCCCCGGATGGGTTCCTGGCTCAGCCGTAACCGCCGCTTGGCCGTAGCTCTCCTGCTCTGTCTTTCCGCCGGAATCGCCGTTCATCAGCTCACGCCGGCGCCGGCCGATTCCGTCACAGCCCTCGCCGCCGCACGTGATCTCCCTGCAGGCGCGGCATTGACACTGCCTGATCTGGAGGAAGTCCGGATACCGCCACGCCTGGCGATTTCCGGTGCCCCGCAAAAAAGCAGCGATCTTGAAGGCAAACAGTTGGCAGCGCCCCTGCGGAAGGGGCAACTGGTGGCTGACTCCCAGCTTTTGGGTCCCGGCCTGTTGGCCGGAACTCCGCCGGGTTCAGCGGCCGTGCCGCTGAGGATGGCGGATCCGTCGTCCATCCAGCTGGTATCTCCGGGGCAGCTGGTCAATGTGGTGCTGACGGGCGCCAACGGCTACGACCAGCGATCTCCTCCTGAAGTGCTTGCGTCAGCCGTTCCGGTACTTTGGACGTCCGGCCAAGAGGGCAAGACCGGAGAGTGGCTGGGTACAGGGGAGACGGACGGGCTGATCGTGGTGGCAGCAGATCCGGATCAGGCAGCGCGGCTGGCCGGGGCCTCCACCCAGGGAAAACTGTTCTTTGTCCTCGTGGGGGCCTAG